AAAAACAATATTCCACAATCGGGATTCTTGAAAAGAAGTTCGCCTTTTTCAGAAAAAAGGGGGGATTAATTGAGAAAGATATTTATTTGGATAGTAACATTAACGGTATCGATAACTGTATTTCTAATTTATAATCACAAACAACCACCCATAGAAGAGGATGTGTTTAAATTTACGGAAAAATGGTCTTCTGCAACAGAAGATGTCTATCTTGTTAGAAAAATAGATGGGGACTGGTTAACCATATTTAGAAATTGGGATTCAATTATGATGGCTCGGTTAGAGCAAAATTGGTTGGGGAATTGGGAGTTAAGAAATGATGAGGGATTAGAATCTACATTAATTTCAACATATTTTCCACCTATTGAAGATGATGAATTTACTTGGAGTGCATCAGGTTCAAAGGAACGAAACAGATCCTACTATTTTGGTCAAATTATCAATCCTATTATTAAGAGAATAGAAGTTGAAACAAAGAAAGGCTTCTTTGAAGATGCTTTGATCGTTAACAGTGTGGGAGCGCAATTTTTCTTTGTTAATTCAGATTATGAGATGTTAATGCCTGTAAACATTAGAGCACTTTCCGAAACTGGAGAGTTAATTTATTCTACAATTAAACCAATAAAAAATGGTGAATTAAATAGTACTCATTAACCAGTTAATATAAATCAATATTATTCAACATTCGGACGCGATTCTTCAATAAGAAGTTTGCGTTTTTGGGCCATATTGTTGATTAGAAATTGATGTACATGGACAAGACTTTCTTGTTAATTAAAAGGGCCACACTAGTTCAGCTAGCGTGGCCCTTTTAATTAGCAACATGTTGTTTTGGTATTAGATGCACTTAAATCTAAACTACATACACCCGTTTCAGGTAAATCTAACTCCACCTTACGCGAAGCCTCTATATCACCTGTTAAATAAGCGACAATGGAGCGAACCTGTTCATAGCCAGTTGCCATTAAGAACGTTGGTGCGCGTCCGTAACTCTTCATACCAACAATATAGAAGCCAGCTTCTGGTTGACGCAACTCTAGCTCGCCGTGGGGACGCACGGTACCACAACTATGCTCATTTGGGTCAATCAGTGGTGCAAGCGTCTCTACGCTTTCAACAGCAGCGTCAATCGATAATCGAATTTCATTTAAGAAAGAGAAGTCTGGACGACTACCCGTATTGGAGATGATTTCATCAACTACAGGAAGTTGTTGTTCACCGTCTGGATCTTCGCCTTTGATGATGATGCCATCTTTTGTTTGTTCAAGATTCTGAATATAGAAAGGTGTATATACTTTTACTTTACCTTCATCAACTAAGTTGTGAATTTGGCTGCCTAGTTCACCTCGTGCGGCAAGTGCATCCTTGTCTTCACCACCATATGCATCTTCCACACGTTTTTTACGTAAAATCCATGTAATTTCAACATCTTTAAGCTTTTCTAACTCTAAAATTGTATTAATCGCAGAGTGTCCACCACCTACAACAGCGACACGTTTTCCTGAATAGCGATTTTTCAATTCATCTACGTTTGGAATGCCATAAAAAATTTTATTAGCTAATTGCTTTTCAGCTTTTGTCCATACATTATCTGAAAGAATCGGATTTGGCTGAGTCCACGTGCCTGTAGCATCAATGATTGCACTTGCTAAAATTTGTTTTGTTTCATCGTCTTGTTCAATATATAAAACAAACGGAGCCTGATCGCGGTTAGCAGACTTCATTTTATCGTGATTTTTTTTACTTATACCAACCACTGTTGTATTAAATGATATGAATGGTTTAATTTCAGGGATATTGGCTAGTGGCTGTAAATAGTGTTCGCGAATTTCTTGACCTGTTGGAAGCTCATCCTCCTGTGGCATTTTCCAGCCGTGCTTTTGTAAAAGCTCTTTAGCTGCTTTATCAACATTATATTGCCAAGGAGAGAATAGACGAACATGTTGCCATGATTTTATATTTTTAGCAACGTCAGCACCTTTTTCTAAAACAATAAAAGATTCACCAGCTCCTGCTAAATGTGCTGCTGCAGCTAAACCAACTGGACCTGCACCAAGTATTGCCACAGGATATTGTTTATTTAAATGAAATGCCATTTCATTACTTGTTGTTTCTTTTTTAGTTTGCTCAGTAGATCCACAGCATGTTGTAGTTGGTTCAGGAGTAGCTGAACAACAACTTGAAGTTTGTGATTTAACCGTTAATTTAATTTCCATTTGAAAATCCTCCATCAAATTTATTTAGTTGCAAAGTACAACTATATTTCGAAAATGAAAAGCAAGATTGCTCTTGCTTAGTAAAGAGGGGTGCAGCATACTTTTGATTTGGACATAGCTTCATTTAGTAGTTGAATAGAGCGTAGCACAGTTTCTTTTTCAAAATCATTCATATGTGAAAATACTTCTTCTAAATAGGTATTCATGGACTCATCAATTGTTGTTGCGACAAATTTCCCTTGTGTTGTTAACGATAAAATCGATACACGTTTATCTTGTGGAGACGGTGTTTTTCTCACCAAATCCATTTTAATAAGTGTTTGAATTTGACGACTGAATGTTGTAATATCCATTGCGAGTGTTTCAGCTATTTGTTGCATAGAAGGTGTTTTCTTTTTATCGATTTCATAAATTATATGACTTTGGATTGTAGAAATTTCAAACGATCCAACAGTGCAGCAATTTTTGTTTAATAAGCCAAATCTTCGTGTTAGTATGTGAAAAATTTCGCGTTTGTTTTCCATTCAATCACCTCTAATAAAATTAAATCAAAAATACTTGTAAAATGCAACTATTGTATTTATTATTTTAATTATCAATCAATTTATATGGAGGTTAATCGATGGCAATTAAAGTGCGGTCTGTTGTAAGTGAAGATTGGCAAGATGTAAAACGAATTTATGAAGCAGGGATAGAAACAAAAATGGCTACATTCGAATCGAAAGCACCAGAATCCTATGATGAATGGTTCGGTGAAGCAAATCCTCAATGTTCATTTGTGGCATATGAGGAAATTCATATTTTAGGTTGGTGTAAATTATCTCCCGTTTCCAAACGAAATGTGTATAAGGGGGTAGGAGAAGTAAGTATTTATATAGATACACACGCTAAAGGGAAAGGAATCGGTGATTTATTATTAAAGCATATGATTATAGCTTCTGAAAAGGAAGGTTTTTGGACTCTAGAATCCAAAATCTTTAAAGAGAATGTTGCTAGCCTCAACTTACACATCAAGAATGGCTTTCGTATTGTTGGAGTGCGAGAAAAGATCGCTCAATTAGATGGAATATGGAAAGATAATGTGCTATTAGAAAGAAGAAATTCTATCTAATACAAATATAGAATGCATCATTGAACATAATTACTTTATGAAAGACACTGCCTAGGTTTAGAAAAACAAGATTTATCGAGGTTTTTATTATTTATTGAAAACAATAGCTGTTTAAAGACTATATATCTGAATGTACACAAAATACTATAGACTTCGAAGAAATATTAAGTGAAAAAGGGAGGAATAATAAATTAAAGTTACCGTTAGACTCCAAAGAAGAAGCATCCTATATATACCAATTACTAAAACATACCGATACAAAAAATGCATTTATTCACGTAAGTATGGGATATGGAAGTGGCAATAAATATCAAGACCATATCGATGCTTTTAATCATCAGGTTACAATACATTTAGTTAATCATCTTAGGGGAATATCAAGAAGATATAATTACAGGAATTGAATCTGTGCCATTGCAAGTTGTAGAAGAAAATCAATAAACCTTTACAAGAGCTAAAGAGAATAAAAAGTATTTCAAGTAATGAGTTTTTAACTGATATAAGTCATTGGAATAATACTAATTTATTTGTATTAAAACAATCTGATTATGCAGCATTTATAAAAGAGATCAATACTCCAGTTAAATAATAATCAAACCTGTTCGTTATTAGATGAGCAGGTTTGATTATCTATTATAAAATCCAATATGGATAGAACTTCAGACCCGAACTTCTAAGTTTTCAGTATTAATATCCAAAAATAGAGTGTCCCGAAGTTCTTGTAATTGTACATCAATTTCCAAGTGGCGAGCGAAAAGGCTGCAACTCATTTTAAAAATAGGGACACGGTCATAATATATATTATAGGAAGTTACATCTCGTTTCAAAAGTATACTTATAATAGTGAGACAA
This window of the Solibacillus isronensis genome carries:
- a CDS encoding GNAT family N-acetyltransferase, with product MAIKVRSVVSEDWQDVKRIYEAGIETKMATFESKAPESYDEWFGEANPQCSFVAYEEIHILGWCKLSPVSKRNVYKGVGEVSIYIDTHAKGKGIGDLLLKHMIIASEKEGFWTLESKIFKENVASLNLHIKNGFRIVGVREKIAQLDGIWKDNVLLERRNSI
- a CDS encoding MarR family winged helix-turn-helix transcriptional regulator, producing the protein MENKREIFHILTRRFGLLNKNCCTVGSFEISTIQSHIIYEIDKKKTPSMQQIAETLAMDITTFSRQIQTLIKMDLVRKTPSPQDKRVSILSLTTQGKFVATTIDESMNTYLEEVFSHMNDFEKETVLRSIQLLNEAMSKSKVCCTPLY
- a CDS encoding NAD(P)-binding domain-containing protein encodes the protein MEIKLTVKSQTSSCCSATPEPTTTCCGSTEQTKKETTSNEMAFHLNKQYPVAILGAGPVGLAAAAHLAGAGESFIVLEKGADVAKNIKSWQHVRLFSPWQYNVDKAAKELLQKHGWKMPQEDELPTGQEIREHYLQPLANIPEIKPFISFNTTVVGISKKNHDKMKSANRDQAPFVLYIEQDDETKQILASAIIDATGTWTQPNPILSDNVWTKAEKQLANKIFYGIPNVDELKNRYSGKRVAVVGGGHSAINTILELEKLKDVEITWILRKKRVEDAYGGEDKDALAARGELGSQIHNLVDEGKVKVYTPFYIQNLEQTKDGIIIKGEDPDGEQQLPVVDEIISNTGSRPDFSFLNEIRLSIDAAVESVETLAPLIDPNEHSCGTVRPHGELELRQPEAGFYIVGMKSYGRAPTFLMATGYEQVRSIVAYLTGDIEASRKVELDLPETGVCSLDLSASNTKTTCC